A genome region from Alkalimarinus coralli includes the following:
- a CDS encoding DUF2804 domain-containing protein: protein MKELESMKLVQDNASPVFGEISQPVSEVNYQDFDFRTPMDKPVKGIRKRMAFNQFQFVGLMNEEIIAGIAIVDLKLISNVFVYVYDLKTGELFEKSLLQPLAVATNIEEKPDTGHSRFKQFGDSVEITTNADGSERYLNVSLGCDVSMDVTVFQPADFSPLRICSKAGYNGWVFTQKTAGLAAEGSIELNGRSYVLTSQRSSASTDWSCGFMRRETAWNWACFSGLLKDGRRVGLNLAAGVNETGVTENCLWIDGVLTKLNMAVFEFDRYQPEKQWRVKTTDGLLELTFQPLGKREEKIDAIILASNFKQMFGHFSGWMIDAKGEKVELDNIPGFMEDHYAKW, encoded by the coding sequence ATGAAAGAGCTTGAAAGTATGAAATTGGTGCAGGATAACGCGAGCCCGGTATTTGGCGAAATATCACAGCCTGTATCTGAGGTGAACTATCAAGACTTTGATTTTCGCACACCGATGGATAAACCTGTGAAAGGTATCCGTAAGCGAATGGCGTTTAATCAGTTTCAGTTTGTTGGGTTAATGAACGAAGAGATTATCGCTGGCATCGCGATTGTTGATCTAAAGCTGATTAGCAATGTATTTGTTTATGTTTATGACCTAAAAACAGGCGAGTTATTTGAAAAGAGCTTGCTGCAGCCTCTGGCAGTGGCTACTAACATTGAAGAAAAGCCTGATACTGGCCACAGTCGTTTTAAGCAGTTCGGAGATAGTGTTGAAATAACCACCAATGCAGACGGAAGTGAGCGGTATTTGAACGTTAGCCTGGGGTGCGATGTTTCAATGGATGTAACGGTTTTTCAGCCCGCAGATTTCTCACCATTGAGAATTTGTTCAAAAGCAGGCTATAACGGCTGGGTTTTCACTCAAAAAACAGCGGGACTCGCAGCTGAAGGAAGTATTGAATTGAATGGACGTAGCTACGTGCTGACATCTCAGCGTTCATCAGCAAGTACAGACTGGAGTTGCGGTTTCATGCGCAGAGAAACCGCCTGGAACTGGGCGTGTTTTTCAGGTTTATTGAAAGATGGTCGGCGGGTAGGGCTTAACCTTGCTGCCGGCGTTAATGAAACAGGCGTTACTGAAAACTGCTTATGGATTGATGGGGTTTTGACCAAGCTTAATATGGCTGTTTTTGAGTTTGATCGTTATCAGCCGGAAAAACAGTGGCGAGTTAAAACAACGGATGGACTACTGGAACTGACTTTTCAGCCTCTTGGAAAGCGTGAGGAAAAGATTGATGCGATTATTCTCGCGTCTAACTTTAAACAGATGTTTGGCCACTTTAGTGGTTGGATGATTGATGCCAAGGGCGAGAAAGTAGAGCTGGATAATATCCCAGGCTTTATGGAGGATCACTACGCTAAGTGGTAG
- a CDS encoding LysR family transcriptional regulator, which translates to MDVELARTFLEIMSAGSFLEAAERLHVTQTAVTARISSLESKLGCKLFIRNRSGAKLTPDGERFVGYATSLVQVWDRAQLEMKLPSGVDTRLCIGGETSLWTPVVVNWVLWIQSHVTNIALHTEVADPENLIEKLSNNSLDAIIVHQPNYYSGFVVEQLMEEKLIHVRSIENPMPDLFVDWGPAFRSQFDAALPQPRQTTYSFSLGPLALQVMLQKGGNGYFRTRVVKQYIERGILERVPDAPEFTHPVYLVYRQGEMTGSLKKALTGLRLLANEDARWFI; encoded by the coding sequence ATGGATGTTGAACTGGCGCGAACCTTTCTTGAAATAATGAGTGCGGGGAGTTTTCTTGAGGCGGCTGAGCGGCTACATGTTACGCAAACGGCGGTTACAGCGAGAATAAGCAGTCTTGAGTCAAAACTCGGTTGTAAATTGTTTATTCGTAATCGTTCCGGTGCGAAATTGACGCCAGATGGTGAGCGATTTGTAGGATATGCAACCTCTCTGGTTCAGGTTTGGGATAGAGCCCAGCTAGAGATGAAACTCCCCTCAGGGGTCGATACTCGACTGTGTATCGGAGGTGAAACCAGTTTGTGGACGCCTGTTGTGGTCAACTGGGTATTATGGATACAGAGTCATGTCACGAATATTGCACTGCATACCGAAGTAGCAGACCCTGAAAACCTGATAGAAAAGCTCAGTAACAATAGTCTTGATGCCATTATTGTCCATCAGCCAAACTACTATTCCGGGTTTGTCGTCGAGCAGTTGATGGAAGAGAAGCTAATTCATGTTCGCTCTATTGAGAATCCAATGCCTGATCTATTTGTCGATTGGGGGCCTGCATTCCGCTCACAATTTGATGCGGCCTTACCTCAGCCCAGGCAGACCACCTATTCATTTAGTTTGGGGCCTTTGGCGCTTCAGGTTATGTTGCAAAAGGGAGGGAATGGCTACTTTCGCACTCGGGTAGTTAAGCAATATATCGAACGCGGAATTTTGGAGCGGGTACCTGATGCCCCCGAATTTACTCATCCGGTCTACTTGGTCTATCGCCAAGGAGAGATGACGGGGAGTTTGAAGAAGGCGTTAACCGGGCTTCGGTTGTTAGCCAACGAAGATGCTCGATGGTTCATATAA
- a CDS encoding TetR/AcrR family transcriptional regulator, which yields MTQRLRAIDDNEKAARRQSILDAAKALYLANTSGLPSVISIARKAGLAKGTVYLYFKTKEEIFLAMLSEDYETLMVEVIKLLDAPASPDELVEQLLSTLINFLDNNPLFMPLASMASPVLEQNVDIEIVGEFKLMLIDKIDLIDELFIKAFPQFPKGQCGSLLLHTNALILGLWQMQNWPEKLKPLQQQYPFNTVIPDFKKDLALSLKNLWKGALSNQA from the coding sequence TTGACCCAACGACTCAGAGCCATTGACGACAACGAAAAAGCGGCTAGGCGGCAATCTATTTTAGACGCAGCAAAAGCACTGTATCTTGCCAATACAAGCGGCTTACCTTCAGTCATCAGTATTGCCCGCAAGGCAGGACTTGCCAAAGGAACCGTCTATCTCTACTTCAAAACCAAGGAAGAGATATTCCTGGCGATGCTATCAGAAGATTATGAAACACTGATGGTCGAAGTGATTAAACTGCTTGATGCTCCTGCATCCCCTGACGAATTAGTAGAGCAACTACTGAGCACACTGATTAACTTTCTTGATAACAACCCTCTATTCATGCCATTAGCCAGCATGGCAAGTCCGGTACTTGAGCAGAATGTCGATATCGAAATCGTGGGCGAATTCAAGCTTATGTTGATAGACAAGATCGACTTGATTGATGAGCTATTTATCAAAGCCTTTCCACAATTTCCAAAAGGCCAATGCGGGAGCCTGCTACTTCATACCAACGCCCTTATTTTAGGGTTATGGCAGATGCAAAACTGGCCGGAGAAACTAAAACCATTGCAACAGCAGTACCCGTTCAATACGGTAATACCTGACTTCAAGAAAGACCTGGCGCTATCGTTAAAAAACCTCTGGAAAGGCGCACTCAGTAACCAAGCGTAA
- the minE gene encoding cell division topological specificity factor MinE yields the protein MSFLDYFKTKKTNTASIAKERLQIIVAHERTKRDQPDYLPQLQQEILDVIRKYAPIDQDQVQVQLDNNGNCSVLELNVTLPD from the coding sequence ATGAGTTTTTTGGACTACTTTAAAACAAAGAAAACAAACACCGCATCAATTGCCAAAGAACGGCTGCAGATTATTGTGGCCCATGAACGCACGAAGCGCGACCAACCCGACTACCTGCCACAACTACAGCAGGAGATTCTGGATGTAATCCGCAAATATGCGCCCATCGATCAGGATCAGGTTCAGGTTCAACTCGATAACAACGGCAACTGCTCTGTGCTTGAGCTTAACGTCACGCTGCCGGATTAA
- a CDS encoding PhoH family protein, which produces MAVSRNKKKAYVLDTNVLIHDPSAILNFEEHQVIIPMTVLEELDKLKAVKQSIAADCRQAIRMIDQLLGNATPNQIEKGVPIKRSEKSEPLGTISILMNPIDGKGPHLPEHLNDNKIINSLADLQSLHKSREIILVSKDINMRLKARGFGVEAQDYHNDQLVDDVELLPSGYTEFKNSFWDNIDKVETIQREGVTEHILKREGPLEALHINEFVIDEQGFIGKVTDLDDEKVVLEDMHHDDLMQQEAWGLIPRDIYQAVALHLLLSPEIHLVNLTGAAGSGKTILALAAAIEMTVASKLYKRIIATRSVQGLDEDIGFLPGTETEKMEPWLGAITDNLEALHQDDENTHGSVEYILDKVPLQFKSLNYIRGRSFQYSLILIDESQNLTPHQIKTIITRAGTGSKVICLGNLAQIDTPYLSPLSSGLTYMTERFKRFKHGGHIHLKGVPRSILAEFAEANL; this is translated from the coding sequence ATGGCAGTAAGCAGAAATAAAAAGAAAGCATATGTACTCGATACTAACGTCCTCATTCACGACCCCAGCGCCATCCTAAACTTTGAAGAGCATCAAGTCATTATCCCGATGACCGTGCTTGAAGAGCTTGATAAATTAAAAGCAGTCAAACAATCTATCGCCGCAGATTGCAGGCAAGCCATTCGGATGATCGACCAGCTGCTTGGCAATGCAACACCTAATCAGATTGAAAAAGGTGTTCCTATTAAGCGCTCTGAAAAATCTGAACCACTGGGTACCATTTCAATTTTGATGAACCCGATTGACGGAAAAGGCCCTCACCTTCCTGAACACCTTAACGACAACAAAATAATCAATAGTCTCGCTGACCTTCAATCACTCCACAAAAGCCGCGAAATTATCCTCGTCAGCAAAGATATCAATATGCGACTGAAAGCCCGTGGTTTTGGCGTCGAAGCACAAGACTACCATAACGACCAACTGGTTGATGATGTTGAACTGCTCCCTTCAGGCTATACCGAGTTTAAAAACTCATTCTGGGATAACATCGACAAAGTCGAAACCATCCAGCGTGAAGGCGTCACCGAGCATATTCTTAAACGCGAAGGCCCGCTTGAAGCACTTCATATCAATGAGTTTGTAATAGACGAACAGGGGTTTATTGGTAAAGTAACTGATCTGGATGATGAGAAAGTCGTGCTTGAAGATATGCATCACGACGACCTCATGCAACAGGAGGCCTGGGGGCTGATACCAAGAGACATCTATCAAGCCGTTGCCCTGCACTTATTGCTGTCGCCAGAGATTCACCTTGTTAACCTTACAGGCGCGGCCGGCTCTGGAAAAACCATACTGGCGCTGGCCGCTGCAATTGAAATGACCGTTGCGAGCAAACTGTATAAACGTATTATTGCCACCCGCAGTGTGCAAGGACTGGATGAAGATATTGGTTTTTTACCTGGCACAGAGACCGAAAAAATGGAACCCTGGTTAGGTGCTATAACCGACAACCTGGAAGCGCTCCATCAGGATGATGAGAACACCCATGGCAGCGTTGAGTACATACTTGATAAAGTGCCACTGCAGTTTAAGTCATTAAACTATATCCGGGGGCGCAGCTTTCAATACAGTTTGATACTTATTGATGAGTCCCAAAACCTGACACCACACCAGATAAAGACAATTATTACGCGAGCTGGCACAGGGAGTAAAGTCATCTGCCTTGGTAACCTTGCGCAGATCGATACCCCCTATTTAAGCCCCTTGAGTTCAGGGCTCACCTATATGACAGAACGTTTTAAGCGTTTTAAACATGGTGGCCACATTCACCTCAAAGGCGTCCCAAGATCAATACTGGCGGAGTTTGCCGAAGCTAACCTTTAA
- a CDS encoding CBS domain-containing protein: MTLVARDIMTPHVKSVPQSWTMQKFAKFLSDNEISGSPVIDDEGEVIGIATLKDIADFHLNNVSSEHEKKMTDEELKEARRLRQFIFEEMIKVPVEVRDIMTPIVFSVEEDAPIPEIAEIMMDEHLHRIFVIHAGEVTGIITTYDLLKIIADAQ, translated from the coding sequence ATGACTCTTGTCGCGCGCGACATAATGACCCCCCATGTAAAATCCGTCCCTCAATCATGGACCATGCAAAAATTCGCTAAATTCTTGTCAGATAACGAGATTAGCGGAAGCCCCGTGATTGATGATGAGGGTGAAGTAATCGGCATTGCCACGCTTAAGGATATCGCAGATTTTCATTTGAATAACGTTTCAAGTGAACACGAAAAGAAGATGACCGACGAAGAGCTGAAAGAAGCTCGTCGCCTAAGGCAGTTTATTTTTGAAGAGATGATAAAAGTCCCCGTCGAGGTGCGCGACATCATGACGCCGATTGTATTCTCTGTGGAAGAAGATGCACCAATACCTGAAATCGCAGAAATAATGATGGACGAACACCTGCACCGAATATTCGTTATTCATGCAGGTGAGGTCACCGGAATTATCACAACCTACGATCTGTTGAAAATAATCGCTGACGCTCAATAG
- a CDS encoding HPP family protein, producing the protein MPPYSLSVGPGIHISMYKYWLREISLALGIEQNTTSHQEKLLSSLGGLLGIAVVYSLSISTDNSISSVFIVASMGASAVLMFAVPHGALSQPWPVVGGHTLSAAIGVFCFQSFSHTAVASACAVSLAILAMYYLRCLHPPGGATALLAVIGGEPIHSMGYSFVVTPILTNVMLLVLAAVVFNSLFKWRSYPAHGLSKSQRLKAHKRSRRTHGLTQEDFVTALQQLDSFIDVTAEDLSEIFEQAMQHTRRADTTTTPDSIVEGHHYSNGQLGINWSVRLVTGVSRRRIYYKVVGGQDCGKSSNCSRNEFSIWARYRVIPHNQHWVRDVFDQPKGGATPCKTL; encoded by the coding sequence GTGCCACCCTATTCATTGAGTGTCGGGCCAGGTATCCACATCAGCATGTATAAGTATTGGTTAAGAGAGATCTCATTGGCGCTAGGGATTGAGCAAAACACCACCTCTCATCAGGAAAAATTGCTCTCATCTTTAGGCGGATTATTGGGCATTGCCGTTGTTTATAGCTTGTCAATCAGCACAGACAACAGCATCTCTTCGGTCTTTATTGTCGCCTCAATGGGAGCCTCTGCCGTGCTTATGTTTGCAGTACCTCATGGCGCTTTGTCACAACCATGGCCAGTTGTGGGAGGGCACACACTGTCTGCTGCCATTGGTGTGTTCTGCTTCCAGTCTTTTAGTCATACCGCGGTAGCAAGTGCCTGTGCTGTAAGTCTGGCGATTCTGGCCATGTATTACCTCAGGTGTCTTCATCCGCCCGGTGGGGCAACCGCCCTATTGGCCGTCATTGGGGGCGAGCCTATACACAGCATGGGATACAGTTTTGTAGTCACCCCTATTTTGACCAACGTAATGCTGCTTGTATTAGCGGCAGTCGTGTTTAATAGCCTGTTTAAATGGCGAAGTTATCCTGCTCACGGCCTCAGTAAATCGCAACGCCTGAAAGCGCATAAGCGCTCCCGCAGAACCCATGGGCTAACACAAGAGGACTTTGTTACAGCACTGCAACAACTGGACTCGTTCATTGATGTGACTGCAGAAGACCTGAGTGAAATATTTGAACAAGCAATGCAGCATACTCGCAGGGCAGATACCACTACCACACCCGACTCAATAGTCGAAGGCCATCACTATAGTAACGGGCAGCTCGGAATTAACTGGTCGGTTCGCCTGGTCACGGGAGTATCAAGACGGCGCATCTACTACAAGGTAGTCGGAGGCCAAGACTGTGGCAAAAGCTCAAACTGCTCACGCAACGAGTTTTCTATCTGGGCACGATATAGAGTCATCCCGCACAACCAGCACTGGGTACGGGACGTATTTGACCAACCTAAGGGGGGCGCTACACCATGCAAGACCTTGTAA
- a CDS encoding Crp/Fnr family transcriptional regulator, whose product MQDLVNPFDTTMSLKINCANTKQLVTWPDGLPNQLKQSLNENGTCRVFQKGDPVSELMHSSGSICVVVSGAVKAQVCDADGTVTVLGFYLQGDLLGFDSSAMGDMPYEAIALCTTRLFILPMDKYWQLSEQPLVLAKYHTALMGRALREANRRTALIGNFDSDQKLAYFLLNIAARMHHQNYARYHFNLPMSRVEMSQYLFVTAETISRTLTRFQSCGYLTVKRTEIHIIEPQSLLALLYKQPAPSYMMTDHLQSKAL is encoded by the coding sequence ATGCAAGACCTTGTAAACCCTTTTGATACAACCATGTCATTAAAGATAAATTGCGCCAATACCAAGCAATTAGTTACTTGGCCAGATGGATTGCCAAACCAGCTAAAACAGAGCCTCAACGAAAATGGTACCTGTAGAGTGTTTCAAAAAGGCGACCCTGTATCTGAACTCATGCACAGCTCGGGTTCAATTTGTGTCGTTGTAAGTGGTGCCGTGAAAGCTCAAGTCTGCGATGCTGATGGAACGGTAACCGTTCTTGGTTTTTATCTTCAGGGCGACCTGCTGGGGTTTGATAGTTCAGCAATGGGCGATATGCCTTATGAAGCCATAGCACTTTGCACCACTCGCTTGTTCATACTCCCGATGGATAAGTACTGGCAACTATCAGAACAGCCTTTGGTATTGGCAAAATACCATACGGCCTTAATGGGACGGGCACTGCGTGAAGCTAACCGCCGAACAGCACTGATTGGCAATTTTGACTCAGACCAGAAGCTGGCTTATTTCCTGCTCAATATTGCAGCACGAATGCACCATCAAAATTACGCCAGATATCATTTTAATTTACCGATGTCTCGCGTAGAAATGAGCCAGTACCTGTTCGTCACAGCAGAGACAATTAGCCGAACATTAACCCGCTTTCAATCTTGTGGTTATTTAACGGTCAAGCGAACTGAAATCCATATCATCGAACCCCAGTCGCTCCTGGCTTTGTTATATAAACAGCCTGCCCCATCTTACATGATGACAGATCACCTGCAATCCAAAGCCCTTTAG
- the minC gene encoding septum site-determining protein MinC yields the protein MNSTASSIQQSSCLQLKGSLLPFTVLELSYFEPSQFSAELSAKAEQAPDFFNNLPVVIGLSKFDSSKGPADFEKIIRICSTFSIKPIAVRGGSETQQIAAKLAGLATMSAQKERGSTSNNEPTEIHAVENEQQAGSTQSSESTPSAGDSDKTNNPEPQSTESNKADNNAAASVADDNIKSSAAADIKAQETRIIYQPVRSGQQIYAQNGDLIVLAQVSAGAEILADGNIHVYGPLRGRALAGVRGNTKARIFCHSLEAELVSIAGQYKISEDLQNGHWKQPAQIHLSDETLTVKALIN from the coding sequence ATGAACTCAACTGCATCTTCAATACAGCAGAGCAGCTGCTTGCAACTAAAAGGCTCTCTTCTGCCCTTTACCGTATTAGAGCTAAGTTATTTCGAGCCATCGCAATTTTCCGCAGAACTTTCAGCAAAAGCGGAGCAGGCCCCCGACTTTTTTAACAACTTGCCAGTCGTCATCGGCCTATCTAAATTTGATAGCTCAAAAGGCCCGGCAGATTTTGAGAAAATCATTCGCATCTGCAGTACCTTTTCAATCAAGCCGATCGCAGTCAGGGGGGGAAGCGAAACACAGCAAATCGCGGCGAAACTGGCAGGTCTGGCGACAATGTCAGCCCAGAAAGAGCGTGGCTCAACGTCGAATAACGAACCCACTGAAATACATGCTGTTGAAAACGAACAGCAGGCAGGCTCAACTCAATCGTCGGAAAGTACACCGTCAGCAGGCGATTCAGACAAAACAAACAACCCTGAACCGCAAAGCACAGAGAGCAATAAGGCAGATAACAACGCTGCTGCCAGTGTTGCTGATGACAACATTAAAAGCTCAGCCGCAGCAGACATCAAAGCTCAGGAAACTCGCATTATTTATCAGCCTGTACGCTCCGGGCAGCAAATCTATGCTCAAAATGGCGATTTAATAGTGCTTGCCCAGGTTAGTGCCGGCGCAGAGATTCTTGCTGATGGAAACATTCACGTCTATGGCCCGCTAAGAGGCAGAGCCCTGGCGGGGGTGCGCGGCAATACTAAAGCACGTATTTTTTGCCATAGCCTGGAAGCAGAACTTGTTTCCATTGCTGGACAGTATAAAATCAGCGAAGATTTGCAAAATGGTCACTGGAAACAACCCGCTCAAATTCATCTTTCAGATGAAACTTTGACGGTAAAAGCACTCATAAATTAG
- a CDS encoding START domain-containing protein yields MTRSFLSLVSALLITTLFSAHAISEEIPMDAPDWEKQTEEGDIVIFTRPHPGSSFKAFKAVTVIDAPLSNVMAVMANPLSCMEWVLGCTVANSFDETSFNDRYAYSVNDMPWPFKDRDYVLHIKTTSDPASGKILMHMNAAKNKKEINDELERVDVAQTVYTFEALKENKTKMVWLQHTEPGGVLPGWLVNSLIVDIPVKSLQQLEKVAQQPKYQDANILFDQQGIINGVDSKLTRQ; encoded by the coding sequence ATGACTCGCTCTTTTTTATCACTTGTTTCAGCTCTATTAATAACAACACTATTTTCTGCACACGCAATCTCCGAAGAAATTCCAATGGATGCGCCTGACTGGGAAAAACAAACCGAAGAGGGGGATATTGTTATTTTCACCCGCCCTCACCCAGGCTCAAGCTTTAAGGCGTTTAAAGCAGTCACCGTGATTGATGCACCTCTTAGTAATGTCATGGCCGTAATGGCCAACCCCCTCTCATGTATGGAGTGGGTATTAGGCTGCACCGTCGCCAACTCATTTGATGAAACAAGTTTTAATGATCGTTACGCATACTCGGTCAACGATATGCCCTGGCCATTCAAAGACCGGGACTATGTGCTGCACATCAAAACAACCAGCGATCCGGCAAGCGGCAAAATTTTGATGCACATGAACGCAGCCAAAAACAAAAAAGAAATAAACGACGAGCTGGAGAGGGTCGACGTTGCACAAACGGTTTATACATTTGAAGCACTCAAAGAAAACAAAACAAAAATGGTCTGGCTGCAGCACACAGAACCTGGTGGAGTCTTGCCCGGCTGGCTGGTCAACTCCCTGATCGTTGATATCCCCGTCAAGTCACTTCAGCAGCTGGAAAAAGTTGCACAACAACCCAAGTATCAAGACGCGAATATTCTGTTTGACCAGCAAGGCATAATTAACGGTGTTGACTCCAAATTAACACGCCAGTAG
- the minD gene encoding septum site-determining protein MinD encodes MAKIIVITSGKGGVGKTTTSASISTGLAKRGHKTVVIDFDVGLRNLDLIMNCERRVVYDFVNVINEEATLNQALIKDKHVDDLFILPASQTRDKDALTQQGVERVLNELSERFEYIICDSPAGIEHGAQMALYYADEAIIVTNPEVSSVRDSDRILGILQSKSRRAELGLDPVQEHLLLTRYNPARAETGEMLGVEDVKDILAIKLLGVIPESQTVLSASNQGVPVILDEASDAGQAYQDAVDRLLGEEREHRFLEVEKKGFFKRMFRG; translated from the coding sequence TTGGCTAAGATAATAGTTATTACATCAGGCAAAGGTGGTGTTGGAAAAACAACCACCAGCGCATCCATCTCTACGGGGCTGGCAAAACGCGGACACAAGACTGTCGTAATTGACTTCGATGTGGGTCTTAGAAACCTTGACCTCATCATGAATTGCGAACGCCGAGTTGTATATGATTTCGTGAATGTCATTAATGAAGAGGCGACACTTAATCAGGCCTTAATCAAGGATAAACACGTTGATGACTTGTTTATCTTGCCGGCGTCTCAAACTCGCGACAAAGATGCCCTAACACAGCAAGGTGTCGAGCGCGTTCTTAACGAGTTATCAGAGCGTTTCGAGTATATTATTTGCGACTCACCTGCGGGTATTGAGCATGGTGCTCAAATGGCCCTTTACTATGCAGATGAGGCCATCATTGTTACCAATCCAGAAGTATCCTCGGTTAGAGACTCTGATCGAATATTGGGCATATTGCAGAGTAAATCAAGGCGGGCAGAACTTGGGCTGGACCCAGTCCAAGAGCACCTGCTGCTGACTCGGTACAATCCTGCACGGGCCGAAACCGGCGAAATGCTTGGCGTCGAAGACGTGAAAGATATATTGGCAATCAAATTATTGGGGGTTATCCCTGAGTCCCAGACCGTTCTGAGCGCTTCGAATCAGGGTGTTCCGGTTATACTTGATGAAGCCAGCGATGCAGGCCAGGCTTACCAGGATGCTGTTGATCGATTACTGGGCGAAGAACGTGAACATCGCTTTCTTGAAGTCGAGAAAAAAGGATTCTTCAAAAGGATGTTTAGGGGGTAA